One window of Camelina sativa cultivar DH55 chromosome 4, Cs, whole genome shotgun sequence genomic DNA carries:
- the LOC104783123 gene encoding receptor-like serine/threonine-protein kinase At2g45590, whose product MPSRHSPPPLPPTTTSNHGHHRFQTLPLIIAGSLTLTGVLLILVTLLLYRRLYKNRTAPSDLISNSKSPQHYQCRRFSYSQLRRATNSFSHSTHLGQGGFGSVYKADFPNGGGDSLAVKVMDTSAGSLQGEREFHNELSLSSHLIGSPHIVSLLGFSSDRRGRRLILVYELMANRSLQDALLDRKCEELMDWNKRFEIATDIAKGIEFLHHSCDPIIIHGDVKPSNILLDSDFKAKIGDFGLARVKSEDLETRILIEEDDKRKDLVVVAVDDNGSILEETGSVITVFEEGNVVNLSPENSGISVLTETVVSPGKKSGLSPENSAVSVLTVEVGVTSPEMMTSIPSPETGFSPGAASGLSPGSSSKLKVGSKRDWWWKQDNNGGSRGGGIESGSVKDYVMEWIGSEIKKERPNDNKEWINSGGDGGSSSVSKKKKKDKKRKPREWWKEEFCEELTRKKRKKKKKKMMKRGLSSISSIDSWFHRDRDDDGSSVRDQNLNPTKRKKRNSIDWWVDGLSGELKSAIGKKNSQDSGLWCDVNVQKSGGVSSTPSMRGTVCYIAPECGGGGVLSEKCDVYSFGVLLLVLVSGRRPLQVTASPMSEFERANLISWAKQLACNGKLLDLVDKSIHSLENEQAVLCITIALLCLQRSPVKRPTMREIVQMLSGASEPPHLPFEFSPSPPMGFPFKSRRKAR is encoded by the coding sequence ATGCCATCTCGTCACTCTCCACCGCCGTTACCACCGACTACGACTTCTAACCACGGCCATCACCGTTTCCAGACTCTCCCACTCATCATCGCCGGTTCTCTTACCTTAACCGGAGTTTTGCTCATCCTCGTCACTCTGCTTCTCTACCGGAGACTCTACAAAAACCGTACGGCTCCTTCCGATCTCATCTCCAACTCCAAGTCTCCTCAACACTACCAATGCCGCCGCTTCTCTTACTCTCAGCTCCGCCGCGCTACCAACTCATTCTCCCACTCGACTCACCTCGGCCAAGGCGGATTCGGCTCTGTTTACAAAGCTGATTTCCCTAACGGCGGCGGCGATTCGCTCGCCGTCAAAGTCATGGACACCTCCGCTGGCTCTTTGCAAGGCGAGCGTGAGTTTCACAAcgagctttctctctcttctcacttAATCGGCTCTCCTCACATCGTCTCTCTCCTCGGATTCTCATCTGATCGTCGCGGCCGGAGGCTTATCCTCGTCTACGAGCTAATGGCGAATCGTAGTTTACAAGACGCGCTTTTGGATCGCAAATGCGAGGAGCTTATGGATTGGAACAAAAGGTTTGAGATTGCGACGGATATAGCAAAAGGGATCGAGTTTCTTCATCACTCTTGTGATCCAATCATCATCCATGGAGATGTTAAACCTAGTAATATCCTTCTTGATTCTGATTTCAAAGCCAAGATTGGAGATTTCGGTTTGGCCAGAGTAAAGTCTGAGGATTTAGAAACTAGGATTCTGATTGAGGAAGATGACAAGAGAAAggatcttgttgttgttgctgttgatgATAATGGTTCGATCCTTGAAGAGACTGGAAGCGTTATTACTGTGTTTGAAGAAGGTAATGTTGTCAATCTCTCGCCGGAGAATTCTGGGATTAGCGTCTTGACGGAGACGGTGGTGTCTCCGGGGAAAAAATCGGGTCTTTCGCCTGAGAATTCTGCGGTTAGTGTTTTGACGGTGGAGGTGGGTGTAACATCTCCGGAGATGATGACATCGATACCGTCGCCGGAAACTGGATTTTCACCGGGAGCGGCGTCGGGATTGTCGCCGGGGAGTAGTAGTAAGCTTAAAGTTGGTTCGAAGAGAGATTGGTGGTGGAAACAGGACAACAATGGTGGAAGCAGAGGAGGAGGGATTGAATCAGGGAGTGTGAAGGATTATGTGATGGAATGGATTGGGAGTGAGATTAAGAAAGAGAGACCTAACGACAATAAGGAATGGATCAAcagtggtggtgatggtgggtCATCATCAGtctctaagaagaagaagaaggataagaagagAAAGCCTAGAGAATGGTGGAAGGAAGAGTTTTGTGAAGAGCTAActagaaagaagaggaagaagaagaagaagaagatgatgaaaagaGGGCTAAGCTCAATCTCAAGCATTGACTCTTGGTTTCATAGAGATAGAGACGATGATGGTTCCTCTGTTCGTGACCAGAATCTTAACCCTactaagaggaagaagagaaatagtATAGATTGGTGGGTAGATGGGTTAAGCGGGGAGCTTAAATCAGCCATTGGTAAAAAGAATAGTCAGGATTCTGGTTTGTGGTGTGATGTGAATGTTCAAAAGAGCGGTGGAGTAAGCAGCACACCTAGTATGAGAGGTACAGTGTGTTACATTGCACCAGAATGTGGCGGTGGAGGTGTGTTGTCTGAGAAATgtgatgtttatagttttgggGTTCTGCTTTTGGTTCTTGTCTCAGGGAGACGGCCATTGCAAGTGACTGCATCGCCTATGTCAGAGTTTGAGAGGGCTAATTTGATATCATGGGCTAAGCAATTGGCTTGCAATGGTAAATTGTTGGATTTAGTTGATAAATCTATACATTCTTTGGAGAATGAGCAAGCGGTTCTATGTATTACTATTGCACTGTTGTGTCTGCAAAGATCTCCGGTTAAGAGGCCAACGATGAGAGAGATTGTTCAGATGCTTTCGGGTGCGTCTGAGCCTCCGCACTTGCCGTTTGAGTTTTCTCCCTCGCCTCCTATGGGTTTTCCGTTTAAGTCAAGGAGGAAAGCACGGTGA
- the LOC104784424 gene encoding pentatricopeptide repeat-containing protein At3g60960, mitochondrial-like codes for MTSLGRNLWKNFACLNRYFSSASAAAVRYSVGRDPSSLPLALTQKLPKNPIPCFVADRPVSLRYRVKTMIELSQLDKAAEIARFAGSEDHRDGPETTIVMCNEIIDAMIGAKRYVDAKALFHYFFNECKINPSVVSFNHMIKVHCIENRLDKALQLYRHARVSRRDNEDTYRILTKALVHAGRIYEALGMIKAVGKYDLVAYTYLIRGFLDLGNIHKAGQLAKCMEYQSYYYIGIRNAEFMEYWFRQGNDEKAMNIYSSIMSSNEIYLMGGDTLLRILLKYGKISEAWALFKKMINNPVVRPNFSSETINMMVNECFKIGNFKEAMDTFKVGASFSSCYTNIIDRFCELGMMTEAEGLFEGMWSHKDDLVLSLEIPTFRSMINGYVKAGRVDDAQQMLKKMVNVSLLKVAVRQAD; via the coding sequence ATGACGAGTCTTGGCAGAAATCTCTGGAAGAATTTTGCTTGCCTGAATCGTTACTTTTCTTCTGCCTCGGCCGCCGCGGTGCGGTACTCAGTGGGAAGAGATCCGTCGTCACTCCCGTTGGCTCTCACCCAGAAGCTTCCTAAAAACCCCATCCCTTGTTTCGTCGCTGACCGTCCGGTTTCTCTACGCTACAGAGTCAAAACAATGATCGAGCTTTCTCAGTTGGACAAGGCTGCGGAAATCGCTCGTTTCGCTGGATCCGAAGATCATCGCGATGGCCCCGAGACAACGATCGTCATGTGCAACGAAATCATCGACGCCATGATCGGGGCCAAACGTTACGTGGACGCCAAGGCTCTGTTCCACTACTTCTTCAACGAGTGTAAAATTAATCCCAGCGTCGTCTCTTTCAACCACATGATCAAAGTCCACTGTATTGAAAACCGCCTAGACAAAGCCCTCCAACTATACCGTCACGCCAGAGTTTCTCGTCGAGACAACGAAGACACATACAGGATTCTGACCAAAGCTCTTGTCCACGCAGGGAGGATCTATGAAGCTCTGGGTATGATTAAGGCGGTAGGTAAGTATGATTTAGTTGCATACACCTATCTGATTCGTGGCTTCTTAGATCTTGGAAACATCCACAAAGCTGGTCAATTAGCCAAATGTATGGAGTACCAGAGTTATTATTACATAGGGATTCGGAATGCAGAGTTTATGGAGTACTGGTTTAGACAAGGCAATGATGAGAAAGCCATGAACATTTACAGCTCAATCATGTCCAGCAATGAAATATATCTGATGGGTGGAGATACGCTTTTGAGAATCTTGCTAAAGTACGGTAAGATATCTGAGGCGTGGGCATTGTTCAAGAAGATGATAAACAATCCTGTCGTACGACCTAATTTCAGTTCAGAGACTATTAATATGATGGTGAATGAGTGTTTCAAGATCGGCAACTTTAAGGAGGCAATGGATACTTTCAAGGTGGGAGCTTCGTTTTCTAGTTGTTACACTAACATTATCGACAGGTTTTGCGAGCTTGGAATGATGACTGAGGCAGAAGGTTTGTTTGAGGGAATGTGGTCACACAAAGACGACTTGGTCTTGTCCCTTGAGATTCCTACATTTAGATCAATGATCAATGGATATGTTAAGGCTGGGAGGGTCGATGATGCTCAACAGATGTTGAAAAAGATGGTGAATGTAAGTCTACTCAAGGTTGCTGTTCGTCAGGCCGATTAG
- the LOC104784425 gene encoding pentatricopeptide repeat-containing protein At3g60980, mitochondrial-like, whose protein sequence is MFLCRRLVLSSFRSFSSVVKKDPSLDYRPLALQARVDFLIRLGDLDTAAKHARLSREVSAQHNAESTVTINQTCQAIIGAMCEAKRYEDALDLFHYFYRVSKITPCYGYFNHIIKLHVDQGRLNDALNLYDSSLANEVTKSLISKGLVDAGRQDEVMDRLDLPRWRWFSNLDWNANVYKQPLLEALLRQGDFEMANEVLGDLLGSSHVHGDGYDVVAIFSYTYMKYSFEQGKEDKAMHCYSLLQLRKLTKATVVNALLALLLKYGKKTEAWSLFDQVLHSKEMDNLNQYTLNIVVNECFKIGRFDRAIQIFQKVKALKLNKNPHVVTCYRNIITRLNKQGILFEAEHLFQEMCSHELVSPDVSTYTSMIDAYLKAGRTEDALRLSNKMVDAFVGQLARLACL, encoded by the coding sequence ATGTTTCTCTGTCGTCGGCTCGTCCTCTCTTCCTTTCGTAGCTTCTCCTCCGTCGTCAAGAAAGATCCTTCCTTGGATTACCGACCACTGGCTTTACAAGCGCGAGTTGATTTCCTGATCCGCTTGGGAGACCTAGACACGGCGGCCAAGCACGCGCGCCTGTCTCGCGAAGTCTCGGCCCAACATAATGCTGAATCCACAGTCACCATCAACCAGACGTGCCAAGCAATAATAGGCGCCATGTGCGAAGCCAAGAGGTACGAAGATGCCTTGGACCTGTTCCATTATTTCTACCGCGTTTCCAAGATTACACCTTGCTATGGTTACTTTAATCATATCATCAAACTCCACGTGGATCAAGGCCGTTTGAACGACGCTCTTAACCTCTACGACTCCTCACTGGCCAATGAAGTTACGAAATCCCTCATCTCCAAAGGTTTGGTCGACGCCGGGAGACAAGACGAAGTCATGGATCGATTAGATCTGCCGAGATGGAGATGGTTTTCCAATTTGGATTGGAATGCGAATGTGTACAAGCAGCCCCTGTTGGAGGCGCTATTGCGTCAAGGGGATTTTGAAATGGCCAATGAGGTATTGGGTGATCTATTAGGGAGCTCTCATGTGCATGGTGATGGATATGACGTTGTTGCGATTTTTAGCTACACATACATGAAGTATTCGTTCGAGCAAGGTAAGGAGGACAAGGCTATGCATTGTTACAGTCTTTTGCAGTTGCGCAAACTTACGAAAGCCACTGTCGTCAACGCACTTTTGGCCCTTCTTCTCAAGTATGGCAAGAAAACTGAAGCTTGGTCCTTATTCGACCAGGTTTTGCATAGCAAGGAGATGGACAATCTGAATCAATATACGCTAAATATCGTGGTGAACGAGTGCTTCAAGATTGGTCGGTTTGACCGCGCAATCCAAATTTTCCAAAAGGTGAAAGCATTAAAGCTGAACAAGAACCCACATGTTGTTACGTGTTACAGAAACATTATCACAAGGCTTAACAAGCAGGGCATATTGTTTGAGGCAGAGCACTTGTTTCAAGAAATGTGTTCACACGAATTGGTGAGTCCTGATGTTTCTACATACACATCGATGATCGATGCATATTTAAAAGCTGGGAGAACCGAGGATGCTCTTCGACTCTCAAACAAGATGGTTGATGCATTTGTAGGGCAGCTTGCTCGGCTCGCTTGCCTCTAA
- the LOC104783124 gene encoding peroxisomal membrane protein 11D-like: MATTLDVSRAELALVVMYLNKAEARDKLCRAIQYGSKFLSGGQPGTAQNVDKSTSLARKVFRLFKFVNDLHGLISPVPKGTPLPLVLLGKSKNALLSTFLFLDQIVWLGRSGIYKNKERAELLGRISLFCWMGSSVCTTLVEIGEIGRLSSSMKKIEKGLKNGNKYQDEEYRAKLKKSNERSFALIKAAMDIVVAAGLLQLAPKKITPRVTGAFGFVTSAISCYQLLPTRPKIKTP, translated from the exons ATGGCGACGACACTAGATGTATCAAGAGCCGAGCTAGCTCTTGTGGTTATGTATTTGAACAAAGCTGAGGCTAGGGATAAGTTATGCAGAGCTATACAGTATGGTTCCAAGTTCTTGAGTGGTGGACAACCTGGTACTGCTCAAAATGTTGACAAATCTACCAGCTTAGCCAGAAAAGTCTTCCGTCTTTTCAAG TTTGTAAATGACTTGCATGGTCTTATCAGTCCTGTGCCTAAAGGGACTCCACTTCCTCTTGTTTTACTTGGAAAG tCTAAGAACGCACTTTTATCTACGTTCTTGTTCCTGGATCAAATTGTCTGGCTTGGGAGATCAGGAATATATAAG AACAAAGAACGTGCTGAGTTACTTGGACGTATATCTCTTTTCTGCTGGATGGGATCGTCTGTGTGTACAACTTTAGTCGAG ATTGGTGAAATTGGAAGGCTTTCTTCATCAATGAAGAAGATTGAAAAAGGACTCAAGAATGGTAACAAGTATCAA GATGAGGAGTATCGTGCTAAgcttaaaaaatcaaatgagaGGTCATTTGCTTTGATCAAAGCAGCTATGGACATTGTTGTAGCAGCTGGTTTGCTTCAGTTGGCTCCAAAGAAGATCACTCCTCGTGTCACCGGAGCTTTTGGATTTGTCACCTCCGCAATTTCTTGTTACCAG TTGCTTCCGACACGCCCCAAGATCAAAACACCCTGA
- the LOC104783125 gene encoding tRNA (adenine(58)-N(1))-methyltransferase non-catalytic subunit trm6, which yields MELLNKDQRVMSEEDTKPQDPNPRLASEGCSVLLDVNDGDRLVFARLSGGAILKIGNKKYSLKPLIGAPFGSLFQVESGEDGSFLSRILPLKQENNISSVMEDSRDNRELVDNNEAQNLTGEEIEAMRREGAKGDEIIEALIANSKTFDMKTQLSQEKYKLKKQKKYAPKLLLRRPFSRSICEAYFKKYPARIGFLRVDALSLLLTMANVTAYSDVLVVDMVGGLVTGAVAERLGGTGYVCNTYKGSSPFPVEMVRMFNFSDKVLERIVQSSINELSSANTASPEENX from the exons ATGGAACTCCTCAATAAGGATCAGAGAGTCATGTCGGAAGAAGATACAAAGCCTCAAGATCCAAATCCCAGATTGGCTAGCGAAGGTTGCAGTGTTTTGCTTGACGTTAACGATGGTGACCGTCTCGTCTTCGCTCGTTTATCTGGTGGCGC TATATTAAAGATTGGGAATAAGAAGTATTCATTAAAACCATTGATCGGAGCTCCGTTTGGATCTCTGTTCCAAGTCGAAAGCGGAGAAGATGGTTCTTTCCTCTCTCGCATTCTACCCCTTAAAcaag AAAATAACATTAGTAGTGTAATGGAAGATTCAAGAGATAATAGGGAACTCGTTGACAATAATGAAGCTCAGAACCTTACTGGGGAAGAAATTGAAGCTATGCGGAG AGAGGGTGCAAAAGGGGATGAGATTATTGAAGCTTTAATTGCAAACAGCAAAACGTTTGATATGAAGACTCAGTTGTCTCAG GAGAAATATAAGCTTAAAAAGCAGAAGAAATATGCTCCAAAGCTGCTTCTTCGACGCCCTTTTTCTCGAAG TATATGTGAAGCTTATTTCAAGAAATATCCAGCCAGAATCGG ATTCTTACGAGTAGATGCGTTATCTCTTCTACTAACAATGGCTAATGTCACTGCATACTCGGATGTGCTTGTTGTGGATATGGTTGGTGGCCTTGTCACTGGTGCAGTTGCTGAACGTTTAGGAG GCACTGGTTATGTTTGCAATACATATAAGGGAAGTTCTCCATTTCCTGTGGAGATGGTAAGGATGTTCAACTTtagtgacaaggttttagagag GATCGTGCAGTCATCTATAAACGAGCTCTCGTCAGCCAATACCGCGTCTCCTGAAGAAAACANTTGA
- the LOC104783126 gene encoding tRNA (adenine(58)-N(1))-methyltransferase non-catalytic subunit TRM6-like produces the protein MVEETTVTAEARVVDNVVPESKIIKAPKAGAKASKETVEMWRENGFSSLIMAAQDQDPWSLVKDVLPLLSYSAPFAIYHQYLQPLATCMHKLQQEKMAINLQITEPWLREYQVLPSRSHPHMQMNSFGGYVLSGIRISTS, from the exons ATGGTGGAAGAAACAACTGTGACAGCTGAGGCTAGAGTAGTAGATAATGTCGTCCCAGAGAGCAAAATTATCAAAGCCCCAAAAGCTGGAGCCAAAGCTTCAAAAGAAACAGTAGAGATGTGGCGAGAAAACGGATTCTCTAG CCTAATCATGGCTGCACAAGACCAAGACCCGTGGAGCTTAGTTAAAGATGTATTGCCACTGCTCTCATATTCTGCCCCCTTTGCAATATATCATCAGTATTTACAG CCGCTGGCGACATGTATGCACAAGCTTCAACAGGAGAAAATGGCGATCAACTTGCAAATAACAGAACCGTGGCTACGCGAATATCAG GTGCTTCCTTCAAGATCTCACCCTCACATGCAGATGAATTCTTTTGGAGGCTATGTTCTGAGCGGCATTAGAATCTCTACCTCTTGA
- the LOC104783127 gene encoding U-box domain-containing protein 15-like: MVEERIGNETMVVDPTVEDLLLQAQELVPVALSKARTVKVFSSRWRVIISRLEKIPTCLSDLSSHPCFSKHTLCKEQLQAVLETLKEAIELANVCVNEKKEGKLKMQSDLDSLSARIDLSLKDCGLLMKTGVLGEVTQPLTSSAQDLETFSVRELLARLQIGHLESKRKALEQLVEVMKDDEKAVITALGRSNVASLVQLLTATSPSVRENAVTVICSLAESGGCENWLISENALPPLVRLLESGSPVAKEKAVISLQRMSISSETSRSIVGHGGVSPLIEICKTGDSVSQSASACTLKNISAVPEVRQTLAEEGIVKVMINILNCGILLGSKEYAAECLQNLTSSNETLRRSVISENGIQTLLAYLDGPLPQESGVAAIRNLVGSVSVETYFKIIPSLVHVLKSGSVGAQQSAASTICRIATSTETKRMIGESGCIPLLIRMLEAKASGAREVAAQAIASLVTVPRNYREVKRDEKSVTSLVMLLEPSPSNSAKKYAVSGLAALCSSRKCKKLMISHGAVGYLKKLSELEVPGSKKLLERIEKGKLKSFFSRK; this comes from the coding sequence ATGGTGGAGGAGAGAATCGGAAACGAAACTATGGTTGTTGATCCAACAGTTGAAGATTTGTTATTACAGGCGCAAGAGCTTGTCCCTGTTGCTTTGTCCAAAGCAAGAACGGTGAAAGTTTTCTCAAGCAGATGGAGAGTGATCATATCAAGATTAGAGAAGATACCGACATGTTTATCTGATTTGTCTAGCCACCCTTGCTTCTCTAAACACACTCTATGCAAAGAGCAACTTCAAGCGGTCTTAGAAACCTTGAAAGAAGCCATCGAGCTCGCTAACGTATGCGtcaatgagaagaaagaagggaAGTTAAAGATGCAGAGTGATCTCGATTCTCTATCTGCTAGAATCGATCTTAGCTTGAAAGATTGTGGATTGCTTATGAAGACTGGTGTTCTTGGAGAAGTCACGCAACCTTTAACTTCTTCAGCTCAAGACTTGGAAACGTTCAGCGTTAGAGAGTTGCTTGCTCGGCTTCAGATAGGTCACTTGGAGTCTAAACGCAAAGCGCTTGAGCAGCTTGTTGAGGTAATGAAAGATGACGAAAAAGCGGTTATAACAGCTTTAGGTCGGAGCAATGTCGCGTCTTTGGTGCAGCTTTTGACGGCTACTTCGCCTAGCGTAAGGGAAAACGCTGTGACTGTGATCTGCTCTCTAGCTGAATCAGGCGGTTGTGAAAACTGGCTTATCTCTGAGAACGCATTGCCTCCATTGGTAAGGCTACTCGAATCTGGAAGTCCTGTTGCCAAGGAGAAAGCTGTTATTTCGTTGCAGAGAATGTCGATTTCATCAGAGACTTCTCGTTCAATCGTTGGTCACGGCGGGGTTAGTCCGTTGATCGAGATTTGCAAAACAGGGGACTCTGTTTCTCAGTCTGCTTCTGCTTGTACTTTGAAGAACATTTCTGCTGTGCCTGAAGTAAGACAGACTCTTGCGGAAGAAGGGATCGTTAAAGTGATGATTAACATACTCAACTGCGGGATTCTGTTAGGATCTAAAGAGTACGCAGCTGAGTGTCTTCAGAATCTCACTTCGAGCAACGAAACTCTTCGAAGATCGGTTATATCAGAGAACGGTATTCAAACTCTGCTAGCTTACTTAGACGGTCCACTTCCTCAAGAATCAGGAGTTGCAGCAATTAGGAATCTTGTTGGCTCTGTTTCTGTCGAGACCTACTTCAAGATAATCCCAAGTTTAGTCCATGTTCTTAAATCAGGATCAGTCGGAGCTCAACAATCGGCTGCATCAACTATTTGCAGGATTGCTACATCAACTGAGACGAAGAGAATGATCGGTGAATCAGGTTGTATCCCGTTGTTGATAAGAATGTTGGAGGCGAAAGCGAGCGGAGCTAGAGAGGTTGCTGCTCAAGCTATAGCGAGTCTGGTTACGGTTCCAAGGAATTACAGAGAAGTgaagagagatgagaagagTGTGACGAGTCTTGTGATGTTGCTTGAGCCGAGTCCGAGTAATTCGGCAAAGAAGTATGCTGTTTCGGGTTTAGCGGCTTTGTGTTCGAGCAGGAAGTGTAAGAAGCTGATGATCTCACATGGAGCTGTTGGTTATTTGAAGAAGTTGTCGGAGTTGGAGGTTCCTGGTTCGAAGAAGCTTCTTGAAAGGATTGAGAAAGGGAAATTGAAAAGTTTCTTTAGCAGGAAGTAG
- the LOC104783130 gene encoding zinc finger CCCH domain-containing protein 59-like, giving the protein MNHKAPRKGRNFGVVRQQDFAVDIVPRSPSVPYDKRVRKGPYNGSRNLVWTSKEFQTSQGNRPRKNGPYGSMNSPVSSTEYRVSNQPRKNDAYKPMNSPVSSSGYRVSNQPRKNEAYKPMISPVSGTGYRVSDQPRNNGFYGSRSSTISGSRVWTSEDNGSPKSRESVCKYWKAGNCKKSEQCEFLHSWCCFPGLVMVATLEGHKKDIKGIALPQGSDKLYSFSGDGVLRIWDCHTGQSVHEINLQAEAGSLISEGPWVFLGLPNAVKAFNVQTREDLHLNGSVGGQVNAMAVGHGMLCAGTSSGSISVWKVTDTESDPFKYLTSLEGHSGEVKCFVVGGQRLYSGSVDKTIKVWDLDTLQCVMTLRQHSNTVTSLLCWDQYLLSSSLDGTIKVWGSSESPNLKVIHTRSQEQSVHALCGLHDAEARPIIFCSYQNGTVGIYDLPSFEERGKMFSTHTMGTLTIGPEGLLFSGDMGGKVRVWSLGGSKE; this is encoded by the exons ATGAATCATAAAGCGCCGAGGAAAGGAAGGAATTTTGGAGTGGTCAGACAACAAGATTTTGCTGTAGATATAGTTCCAAGAAGTCCCAGTGTCCCTTATGACAAGAGAGTGAGGAAAGGTCCATACAATGGATCAAGGAATTTGGTTTGGACTTCCAAAGAGTTCCAAACATCACAAGGCAACAGGCCAAGGAAGAATGGCCCATATGGGTCGATGAACTCACCAGTTTCAAGCACTGAATACCGTGTGTCAAACCAGCCACGTAAGAATGACGCCTATAAGCCAATGAACTCACCAGTTTCAAGCAGTGGATATCGTGTGTCAAACCAGCCTAGGAAGAATGAAGCCTATAAGCCAATGATCTCACCAGTTTCAGGCACTGGATATCGTGTGTCAGACCAGCCTAGGAATAATGGTTTTTAtgggtcaaggagctcgactaTTTCAGGCTCCAGAGTTTGGACGTCGGAAGATAATGGCAGTCCCAAGTCTAGGGAAAGTGTATGCAAGTATTGGAAAGCTGGAAACTGCAAGAAGAGTGAGCAATGTGAGTTCTTACACTCTTGGTGTTGTTTTCCTGGCTTGGTGATGGTAGCTACCCTTGAAGGACACAAAAAG GATATAAAGGGGATTGCCCTACCTCAAGGCTCTGACAAACTCTACTCATTCAGTGGTGATGGTGTTTTGAGAATATGGGACTGCCATACTGGTCAGTCTGTGCATGAGATCAACCTCCAGGCAGAAGCAGGGTCTCTAATTAGTGAAGGCCCATGGGTTTTCCTTGGCTTGCCAAATGCTGTAAAG GCTTTTAATGTTCAGACCCGTGAAGATTTGCATTTAAATGGTTCGGTTGGAGGTCAGGTGAATGCAATGGCTGTTGGACACGGAATGCTTTGTGCTGGGACGAGT TCTGGTAGTATATCAGTCTGGAAAGTTACCGACACTGAGTCTGATCCTTTCAAATACCTCACATCTCTCGAGGGACATAGTGGTGAAGTCAagtgttttgttgttggaggTCAGAGGCTATACTCTGGTTCTGTGGATAAAACCATTAAG GTGTGGGATCTCGACACATTGCAATGTGTAATGACATTGAGGCAGCATAGCAACACTGTCACGTCGCTTTTATGTTGGGATCAATATCTGTTATCTTCTTCACTGGATGGGACCATAAAAGTCTGGGGCTCTTCAGAAAGTCCCAACTTGAAAGTTATCCATACACGCAGCCAAGAACAA AGTGTGCACGCTCTTTGTGGATTGCACGATGCAGAGGCTAGGCCGATTATATTCTGCTCTTACCAAAACGGAACAGTTGGCATATATGATCTACCATC TTttgaagaaagaggaaagatGTTTTCAACGCATACGATGGGGACACTTACAATTGGTCCTGAAGGACTGTTATTCAGTGGAGACATGGGTGGGAAAGTGCGTGTATGGAGCTTAGGTGGGAGCAAAGAGTAG
- the LOC104783129 gene encoding 40S ribosomal protein S27-2 — protein sequence MVLQNDIDLLNPPAELEKRKHKLKRLVQSPNSFFMDVKCQGCFNITTVFSHSQTVVVCGNCQTVLCQPTGGKAKLTEGCSFRKKGD from the exons ATG GTTCTTCAGAACGATATTGATCTGCTTAACCCACCTGCTGAGCTCGAGAAGAGGAAGCACAAGCTCAAGCGTCTTGTTCAGTCACCCAATTCATTTTTCATG GATGTCAAGTGTCAAGGCTGCTTTAACAT TACGACGGTGTTCAGCCACTCTCAGACCGTTGTGGTGTGTGGAAACTGCCAGACTGTACTTTGCCAACCCACAGGAGGCAAGGCAAAGCTCACTGAAGGATGTTCATTCAGGAAGAAGGGAGactaa